CGGCACCTCGGGCGATCTCCTCGGCTGGATACACCGCACCGCCGTACGCGACATGCAGCCCTGTTCGCTCCCCGGCCGCACCGCTGGCCCGAGGGGTGACACTCATGCTCTCACCTCCTGCCCGCGACGCCTGTCCACGCGGCGACGCTAAGTGTGGGCGGCGTAGCCCAGGTGAACAGCAGGGGACGGGTGGATGGACAGGGCAGATGTGTGATGCTTGCGACGATGAGCAAGCAGACCGAGTCCCGGAAGCAGCGTGCGGCCCGCCGGGCCGGGGAGTTCCCGCCCGCGCCCGAGCCGCTGCCCCGTCCGGTGCTGGACAGCCACACCCACCTCGACATCACGGTCGACGAGGCCGGTGTGCCCCCGCGAGACGCGACGAGCCAGTCGTGGGGGATCGACCCGTCGGCCGGCCAGGTCGACGACCCGGTCGGAACGGCCATCGAGGTGGCCGCCGCCGTCGGTGTCGACAGGCTGGTGCAGGTGGGGGTCGACGTCGAGTCGTCCCGGTGGGGCGTGGAGGTGGCCCGCACGTACCCGGCGATCGTCGCCACTGTCGCGCTGCACCCCAACGAGGCCCCCCGCCTGACCGATCTGGACGAGGCGCTGCGGGCCATCGAGGCGCTAACCGCCCAGGACCGGGTGCGGGGCGTCGGGGAGACCGGAATGGACTTCTACCGCACCGGCGAGGAGGGGCGCGCCGCGCAGGAGGAGAGCTTCCGCGCCCACATCTCCATCGCCAAGCGGTACGGCAAGACCCTGGTCATCCACGACCGGGAGGCGCACGCCGACGTGCTGCGGATCCTCGACGACGAGGGCGCTCCGGACACCGTGGTGATGCACTGCTTCTCCGGTGACGCCGACTTCGCCCGCGACTGCGTCCGCCGCGGCTACCTGCTCAGCTTCGCCGGCACGGTTACCTTCGGCAGTGCCGGTCCGCTCCGCGGGGCCGCCGCGTTGACCCCGTTGGGTCAGATTCTGGTGGAGACCGACGCGCCGTACCTCACCCCGATGCCGCACCGCGGCCGGCCGAACGCGTCGTACCTGATTCCGCTCACCGTCCGCTCCCTCGCCGCCACGACCGGCGCCGACCTCGACGACCTCTGCGCCGCGATCTCCGCAACCGGAGAGCGCGCGTTCGGCCCGTGGTGAAGCGGGCGAGCGACCGCAGACGCTCCGGCGCAACAGGTGGCCGCGACAGGTTCGCCAGGACCCTCGGCCCAAGCGGGGAAACGGGTCCCTTCCGATCACCGTGCCCGCGCCGCATACGCTACGGGGCGTGACCGGTCTCCTCGGCCCGGCGGAGATCCGGGACCTTGCCGCCCGCCTCGGCGTCGCACCCACCAAGAAACTCGGCCAGAACTTCGTGCACGACCCCAACACGGTCCGGCGGATCGTCACCACCGCCGGGCTCGCCCCGCACGACGTGGCGCTGGAGGTCGGCCCGGGCCTCGGCTCGCTCACCCTCGCCCTGCTGCCGGTCGCCGCGCACGTGCACGCCATCGAGATCGATCCCACGCTCGCCGCGGCGCTGCCGGGGACCGCCGTCCGGCATGCCGGCGCCGACGCCACCCGGCTCACCGTCCACCGGGCCGACGCGCTGCGGGTCACCGCCGAGCAACTCGCCGGCCCGGCACCGACCGCGCTGGTGGCCAACCTGCCGTACAACGTCGCCGTGCCGGTGGTGCTGCACCTGCTCGCCGAGTTGCCGACCCTCCGGTGCGGCCTAGTGATGGTGCAGAAGGAGGTGGCCGACCGGCTCGTCGCCGGTCCCGGCTCCAAGGTGTACGGCGTGCCGTCGGTCAAGCTCGCCTGGTACGCCCACGCCCGTGCGGCGGGGCGGGTCCCGCCCAACGTGTTCTGGCCGGTGCCGAACGTCGACTCCGGACTGGTCGCGTTCACCCGTCGCGATCAGCCCCGTGCCGACGTACCCCGGGAGCGGGTCTTCGCCGTGGTGGACGCGGCGTTCGCGCAGCGTCGCAAGACCCTCCGCGCGGCCCTCGCGGGCTGGGCCGGTGGCGCCGACCGCGCGACCGAGGCTCTCACCGCCGCCGGGGTGGATCCCGGCGTACGCGGGGAGTCACTGACCGTCGCGCAGTTCGCCGCCATCGCCGCGTCGGCCCCCGCCGCCGGCGGCGCCGCGCAGTAGGCTGGCGCCGTGCCCGCCAGGGCCGTCCCCATGTGTACGTGTACGGCGCCGCCGCCAGCCGGTCGCCGACTCCACCGAGGAGCTGATCGTGAGCAAGCCGTTCGACATCCGGTCGGTCGTCCGGGACGTCGCCCGGTGACCGAGGCCTGGCGACCGGACGACGACGAGCCGCGGGGTGCCAGCGGTCCGGTGCGCGTGAAGGTACCTGCCAAGGTCAATTTGCATCTTGGGGTGGGTCCGCTGCGCCGCGACGGTTACCACGAGCTGAACACGGTCTACCACGCGATCTCCATCCACGACGAGTTGACCGCCCGCCGCGGCGACACCCTCATTTTGACCATGGAGGGCGAGGGCGCCGGCGAGCTGGCGCTGGACGACTCCAACCTGGTCGTCCGGGCCGCGCACGCCCTCGCCGGCTACGCGGGGGTCCTCCCGCACGCCCGGCTGCACCTGCGCAAGCACATCCCACTCGCCGGCGGCCTTGCCGGGGGGAGCGCCGACGCCGCCGCGGCGCTGGTCGCGTGCGACGCGTTGTGGGGCACCGGGCTGTCCCGCGACGAGCTGGCGGGCATCGCCGCCGACCTCGGCTCCGACGTGCCGTTCTTGATCCACGGCGGCACCGCGCTCGGTACCGGGCGGGGTGAGGCGGTCAGCCCGGTGCTGGCCCGCCCCACCTCCTGGTACTGGGTGGTAGCGATCGCCGACGGCGGCCTGTCCACTCCGGCCGCGTACCGGGAACTCGACCGGCTTCGCGACGCCGGGGCCGCCGGCACGCCCCTCGGCAGCACCGACATGCTGTTCGCCGCACTCCGCCAGCGTGATCCCCGGGTGCTCGCCGCGGCCCTCGGCAACGACCTCCAGGACGCGGCTCTGTCCCTGCGTCCGCCCCTGGCCAACACGCTCAAAATGGGAGAGGCGGCCGGTGCGCTCGCCGGTATCGTCTCCGGGTCCGGGCCCACCTGTGTCTTCCTGGCGTCGGACGCGGCCGACGCGGAGCGGATCGCCGTTGAACTGCGCGCCGCCGGGGTTTGCCGGGAAGCCCGCGTCGCGCACGGCCCGGTCGCCGGCGCGCGGGTTGTCTGAGCGCTGCCCCGATCCGGCCACCGTCGGCCGGCCTTGGTCGAAAGGACGCCGCCGGCACCGCGACGTCGCGGCTCGCGACATCGCGGTCAGCCGGAAGGACCGTCCCGTCGGGACGGAGTTGATCGAGGTGGGCGGCGCGCCGTGCCGGGCGAGGGGTGGTCCGCGTACCCTTGGGCCGGGCGTCCCCAGGTGCCGGAGCCGGCACGGGACGCCCTGATCATGGGAGGTGCAGTGGCCAACATCGTCAACCTGGACCGGGTGTCCAAGGGCTACGGCGCGGCCGGGCCGCTGCTCACCGACGTCTCGCTCGGCCTCGACGACGGCGACCGGGTGGGGGTCGTCGGCCTCAACGGCGCCGGCAAGTCGACCCTGCTGCGCCTGCTCACCCGGCAGGAGGAGCCGGACGACGGCCGGGTTACGCACCGTCGTGACCTGCGTGTCGCCTGGCTCCCGCAAGCTCTCCAACTCGCTCCGGACGCCACCGTCCGGGACGTCGTCCTCGGCACCGCGTGGCTCGGCGAGAGCATGGGCGCCGAGCACGAGTGGGCCGGGGACGCTGGTGTCCGGGCCGTCCTCGACGGCCTCGGCATGCCCCACCTCGGCCTCGACGCGCCGGTCGGCCCGATGTCAGGCGGGGAACGCCGCCGGGTGGCCCTCGCCGCGCTGCTGGTCCGCGACTCCGATCTGCTTGTCCTCGACGAGCCAACCAACCACCTCGACGTCGGCGGCGTCGACTGGCTGGCCCGACACCTGCTCGGCCGTAAGGGCGCGCTCGTCGTGGTCACCCACGACCGGTGGTTCCTCGATGCGGTCTGCACCACCACCTGGGAGGTCGCCGACCAGGCCGTCCGGGCGTACGAGGGCGGCTTCGCCGCCTGGACGCTCGCCCGCGCCGAGCGCGAGCGGATCGCCGCCGCCACCGAAGCCCGCCGGCAGAACCTGCTCCGCAAGGAGATCGCCTGGCTGCGTCGTGGTGCCCCGGCCCGCACCTCCAAGCCGAAGTTCCGCATCGAGGCGGCCAACGCGCTCATCGCCGACGTGCCGCCTCCACGCGACACCATGTCGCTGCAACGGCTCGCCACCGTCCGGCTCGGTAAGCAGGTGTATGACCTGGAACACGTGCGCCTGCACGCCGGCCCCAAGGAGATCCTGCGCGATCTCACCTGGCAGGTCGGTCCCGGTGACCGGATCGCGGTCCTCGGCCGCAACGGCGCCGGCAAGACCACCCTGCTGCGGATGCTCGCCGGCATCACCCGCCCGGACGGTGGCCGCTTCGCAGTCGGCGCCACGGTGCGACCAGCGTTCCTCTCCCAGGAACTCGCCGAGCTCCCCGGCCACCTGCGCGTCTTGGAGGCCGTCGAGGAGGTCGCCCGGCGGGTCCGCCTCGGTGACCGGGAGATCTCCGCCGCTCAGCTCGCCGAGGTATTCGGCTTCGACGACCGCCGGCTGTGGACACCCGTCGCCGACCTCTCCGGCGGGGAGCGGCGCCGGCTCCAGATGCTCCGGCTGCTGGCCGGCGAGCCGAACGTGCTGCTGCTCGACGAGCCCACCAACGACCTTGACACCGACACCCTCGCCGCGCTGGAGGACCTGCTCGACTCGTGGCCCGGCACGATCGTCGTGGCCAGCCACGACCGGTACCTCATCGAGCGGGTGACCGACTCCGTTTACGGGATGTTCGGCGACGGCCGGCTGGTGCACCTGCCCGGCGGCGTCGACGAGTACCTCGTCCGGGCCGCTGAGGGGGGCCCGGACGCCGCCCTGAGCCCGCCGGCGGAATCCGCCACGCCGGCGCCGGCCGGCATGTCCGCGGCCGAGGTACGCCAGGCCCGCAAGGAGCTGGCAAAACTGGAACGGCAGGTCGGCAAGCTCGAACAGAAGGAGGCCGACCTGCTCGACCGGCTGGCCGCCCACGCCACCGACTACGCGACGGTCGCCGACCTCGATGCCCAGCTCAAGGACGTACGGGCCGAACGGGAGCAGGTCGAGGAGGCCTGGCTGGCCCTCGCCGACCAACTCCCCGCCGGCTGACGGTCCCGTGGCGACGTGCGGGGCCGTGTGCGGCGTCACACCGGGACATGCGGGAGAATCACCGGCGACCCGCACTCGAACGTCGTTGGAGACTCAGAGATGGCCCACACCCCCGTCAACCACCCCGCGCGGCCGATCTACCGGGCGATCGGCGGGCTGACCGGTCTGTACCTGGTCGCCTTCGGCGCGCTCGGTCTCATCGCCAGCGCCGGCAACGAACTCCTCGCCCAGGACGGCACCACGGTCCTCGGCCAGGGGACGAACCTCGGTTTCTCGCTGCTCAGCGCCCTGCTCGGGGCCGCCGTGCTGGCCGGCACCGCGATCGGCCGCAACGTCGACGTGACGATCAACCAGTGGCTGGCGTACGCCCTGCTGGCCCTCAGCCTGGCCGGTCTCGCCTTCATCCGGACCGAGGCGAACATCTTCAACTTCAGCGTCGTCACCGTCGTCGTGCTGATGGTGGTCGGTCTGGTCCTTCTCATGGTCGCCATGTACGGCAAGGTCGGCACCGACGAGGAGCAGGATGCCTGGCAGAAGGCTCGATTGGTGCTCTGACACGGCGGCGTCCGGCACGGCCACGGTGCCAGGTCCTGTCGGCGCGGTGCCGGCCCGCCACGGACGAGCCTCGCCGTTGCTGCTGGCCTCGCGTGCTGAGCTGTGGTTCGGGTGCCGAGCACGGGCCGGATTGGGGTACGCGCGGCCGCTCTTCGGGTGACAATTCAGATTGATGTCGTTACCCGGACGGAGGGGACATGGCGCACTTTCCAGTGAATCATCCGGCACGATCGATCTATCGGGTCCTCGCCGGGCTGATCGGCCTCTACATCCTGGTCTTCGGTGTCTGGGGTGTCGCCCAGACGTTCGGTGACCCGCTCTTCGGCCGCGACGGCAACTGGATACTCGGTCTGCGCACCAACCTCGCGTTCTCGTTGGCCTCGGTTCTCTTCGGGATCGTGCTCCTGGTCGGTGCGTCCCGACGGGGCAACCTCGGCCACTACATGAATCTGACCGCCGGCATCGTCTTCCTGGTCACCAGCATCCTGATGATGTCGGTGCTGCAAACCCCGGCCAACTTCCTCAACTTCTCGATGTCGACCGTCGTCGTGTCGATGGTCTTCGGGCTGATCCTGCTCGGGACGGGCCTCTATGACAAGGTCGGCCCACAGGAGCACGCCGAGGCGGAGCGACGTAACCGGGTCGGCGCCGAGCGGCCCTGATCACCCTTTCCGGACGGTGATCAGGCCCGGCTTCGCCTCGAGGTGCGACAGGCCGTTCCAGGCCAGGTTCACCAGGTGCGCCGCCACCGTCTCCTTGCGGGGCTTGCGCACCTCCAACCACCAACGGCCGGTCAGGGCGACCATCCCCACCAGGGCCTGTGCGTAGAGCTCGGCGAGCTTCGGATCGTATCCCCGGCTGGAGAACTCGGCGCCCAGAATGTGCTCCACCTGGTGTGCGACGTCGTTCATCACGCTGCTGAAGTTGCCCGTCGCCGACATCAACGGCGACTCCCGGACCAGCACCCGGAACCCGCTGGTCTCCTCCTCGATGTACGTGAGCAGGGTCAGCGCCGCCTGCTCCAGCAACTCGCGGGGGTGACCGGCGGTCAGCGCGGTGGTGATCCGGTCCAGTAGGCTGCGGACCTCCCGGTCCACCACCACGGCGTACAGCCCCTCCTTACCGCCGAAGTGCTCGTACACCACCGGCTTGGAGACCCTGGCCCGGGATGCCACCTCCTCGATCGACGTGGCGTCGAACCCGCGCTCGGCGAAGATCTGCCGGGCGATCGAGATCAACTGCTCACGCCGCTGGGCGGCCGACATGCGTACGCGGGAGGTCTTGGCGGCCGTCGCCGGGACCGCCCGGCGGCGCCGGGCACCGCCTGCACCGACCGGCGTGTCCGTCATGTCGTCACCTCGCCGGCGCTCGGTGACGCCCTGTTGTGGGATGGAGCCGGTCACCCGGCCATACTGCCAGGTGAGGTCGGGCGGTACCGTCCGGTTACCGCTCGGCGCCCGGTTTCACCAGCTTGGCCGCGATCCGTTCCGACGTCGGCCACCGGACGTCCCGCGCGACCCCCAGCGTCTCGAACAGCCAGATCACCCCGGGCGGAGATGTCCACCTGTCCCGGCAGGACACCGTGCCGGGCGCTGGTCGGATCGGCGTGGTGCAGGTTGCGCCAACTCTCGCCGAACGACAGGATCGCGGCGGTCAGAGGTTCGGCAAGATCGAAGGGATCATGAAGGAATGGCGGATGGCGGCGGGGCTGTGAGGCGCTAAGGTGTAGCGGCGGAGCAAGCACGCTTGTATCGCGATCGGCCGTGGTGTAATTGGCAACACCCAAGATTTTGGCTCTTGAGTTTCAGGTTCGAATCCTGGCGGCCGAGCTCCCCCGGAGTCGACGAGGCCCCGGCGTCGACGCGTCGATGGGGTATCCGACAATCTTCCCATGCTCTCTGGTTAGCATTGCCGCGAGACTGTCGCCGTCCCGACGGGAGCCACGTCGTGTCCCAGCAGCCCCAGCTCCGCACCGTCGTCGTGCTCGCCGCCGGTGAGGGCAAGCGGATGAAGTCCGCGCTGCCGAAGGTGCTGCACCCGCTGCTCGGCCGTACGCTTGTCGGTCACGTGCTGAGCGCGGCCGAGCCGCTTGCCGCGGACCGCACCGTGGTGGTGGTGGGTCATGGCGCCGACCAGGTGCGCGCCCACCTCGCCGAGATTGCTCCGCAGGCCACGCCGGTGCTCCAGGCGGAGCAGCTCGGCACCGGGCACGCGGTCCGCATCGCGCTGGACGCGGTCCCGGAGATCAGCGGTACCGTCGTTGTGATCAACGGTGACGTCCCGCTGCTGCGGCCGGAGACGGTCGGCGCGTTTGTCGAGGCGCACGAACGGGGGGCCGCCGCGGCTACCGTGCTCGCCGCGGAGGTGCCTGACCCCACTGGACTCGGCCGAGTCCTGCGCGACGTCGACGGTCGCCTCCAGCAGATCGTGGAGCAGCGCGACGCCACCCCCGCCCAGCGGGAGATCCGAGAGATCAACGCGGGAATCTACGCGTTCGACGCGGTGCGGCTGCGAGCTGCGCTCGGCAAGCTGTCCACCGACAACGACCAGGGCGAGGAGTACCTGACCGACGTCTTCGGCCTGCTGGGCTCGGCCGGCGAGCCGGTGGCCGTGCACGTGGCAGCGGACCATGTCGAGACGCTGGGTTGTAACGACCGGGTCGAGCTGGCCGCGCTGCGGCGGCTGCTGCGCGACCGGGTCAACGAGGCCTGGATGCGGACCGGGGTCAGCCTGCTCGACCCGGATACCACCTGGATCGACGTGACGGTGGCGTTGGACCGGGACGTCGTCGTCGACCAGAACACGCAGCTGCGGGGCTCGACGGTGGTCGGCGCCGGTGCGCTGGTGGGGCCGGACGTCACGCTGGTGGACACGGTGGTCGGGCCGGACGCCTCGGTGGTGCGCAGCCACGCGGTGGGGGCGGAGGTCGGCACGGGGGCCAGCGTCGGCCCGTACGCGTACCTGCGGCCCGCGGCGCGGTTGGCGGAGAAGGCGAAGGTCGGCACGTTCGTCGAGGTGAAGAACTCGGAAATCGGCACCGGGTCGAAGGTGCCGCATCTGACGTACGTCGGGGACGCGACGATCGGCGAGCAGAGCAACATCGGCGCCGCGACCGTGTTCGTGAACTACGACGGGGTGAACAAGCACCGCACGGTGATCGGTAGCCACGCCCGCACCGGGGCGGACAACATGTTCGTCGCGCCGGTGGCGGTGGGCGACGGCGCGTACACGGCGGCGGGTTCGGTGATCGACCACGACGTGCCGGCCGGGGCGCTCGGGGTGGGCCGCGCGCGGCAGCGCAACATCGAAGGCTGGGTGGTCAAGCGGCGGTCCGGTACGGCTGCGGCGGAGGCGGCGGAGCGGGCCCGGCGGGCAGCAGAGGGTGTGGCTGCGTCGGGTTCGGTGGAAAGCGAAGGTGACGCACTCCATGGGGATGCCAAGCCCGTGAGCCACGCCGTGGGCACGGGAGATACTGCAACTGAATAGCCCCCGGCCCACCACCACCGCGCCGGGTACCACCGACCAACGGGAGCAGACGGGCCATGGGCAGCATCGTCGCCGAAAACCGCAAGAGCCTGATGCTCTTCTCCGGACGGGGTTTTCCGGAGTTGGCCAAGGAGATCGGCGAGGTGCTCGGCGTCGCGCCGACGCCGACCGACGCCTACGAGTTCGCCAACGGCGAGATCTTCGTCCGGTTCAAGGACTCGGTACGTGGTTCGGACGCCTTCGTGGTGCAATCGATCACACACGGCGTCAACACCTGGGTCATGGAGACCCTGATCATGATCGACGCACTGAAGCGCGGTTCGGCCAAGCGGATCACGGTCGTCCTGCCGTTCTATCCGTACTCCCGACAGGACAAGAAGCATCGCGGACGGGAGCCGATCTCTGCTCGGCTGGTCGCCGACCTACTCAAGACCGCTGGCGCGAACCGGATCCTTACCGTCGACCTGCACACCGCGCAGATCCAGGGCTTCTTCGATGGCCCGGTGGATCACCTCTTCGCGATGGACGTGCTGGCCGAGTACGTGGAGCGCCAGTACGCGGGCCGCCCGATGACGGTGGTCGCGCCGGACTCGGGCCGGGTGCGGGTGGCCGAGCGATGGACCGACCGGCTGGGCGGTTGCCCGCTGGCGTTCATCCACAAGACCCGGGATCCGTTGAAGCCGAACCAGGTGGTGGCGAACCGCGTGGTCGGCGAGGTCGAGGGCCGGGTTTGCCTGATCGTCGATGACATGATCGACACTGGCGGCACGATTGCCCGGGCCTCCGACATCCTCCAGGAGTCGGGTGCAGCGGAGATCATCGTCGCCTCCACCCACGCGCTGCTGTCGGACCCGGCGACCGAGCGACTGAAGAACAGCCCGATCAGCGAGGTCGTGGTGACCAACACGTTGCCGCTGCCGCCGGAGAAGCAGCTCGACAAGATCACCGTCCTGTCGATCGCGCCGCTGTTGGCCCGGGCGATCCGAGAGGTGTTCGACGACGGCTCGGTGACGACGCTGTTCGGTGGCCTGAGCTGACCTGGTCGGGCGGTGGCCTGCTGACCTGGTCGGCGGTGGCCTTGGTTCGGCTGAGGTGTGCGGCCACCCCCGGCTGGACGGACCCCGGGCGCGGCGGGGCGCCCGGGGTGTCGGTTCGCCGTCCGGACGGTGGTGTGGGGACTGCCGAAAGCTCCGGAATCGGCTCGGGTAGACTGGTCCGGTTGCCACGGCGAGGGTGCCCGGCGGGCCGCTGACATAGCACCGCACGGAGGCGCCGTCATCGACGCGGTGCTCCGGGCAGTCGCTCATGACGCATGAGCCCCTGCGAGCCCCTCGCCCCAGCACCGCCAGACGACAAGCGCCGCAGCGAAACATCAGGAGTTTCCCCGTGTCCGAGGTAAAGATCAGCGCCGAGCCCCGTACCGAGTTCGGCAAGGGTGGTGCCCGTCGTACCCGTCGGGCCGGCAAGGTGCCAGCCGTGCTGTACGGCCACGGCGAGAAGCCCAAGCACATCGCACTGCCGGCCCGTGATTTCGCCGCGGCCATCCGGCACGGCGGTGCCAACCAACTCCTCGCGATCGAGATCAGCGACGGCACCCAGGTGCTGGCGCTGCCGAAGGCGATCCAACGCGACCCGATCAAGGACACCTTCGAGCACGTGGACCTGCTGCTCGTTCGCCGAGGCGAGAAGGTCACCGTCGAGGTCCCGGTCCAGCTCGCCGGCGAGGCCGCGAAGGACACGCTGATCGTGCATGACCACGCCACCCTGTCGGTGACCGCCGATGCCACCCGGGTGCCGGACCACCTCGAGGTCTCCATCGACGGGCTGGAGGCGGGCAACCAGGTCACTGCCGGTGACGTGAAGCTGCCGGCCGGCGTCGAGCTGGCCGTCGACCCGGAACTGCCGGTCGCCGCGGTGACCGCCGCCCCGACCGCCGAGCAGCTCGAGGCGACGCTGCCCGAGGTCGAGGAAGCCGCCGAGGAGGCTGAGGCCGAGGTCGGCGAGGAGACCGAGGGGTCCGAGGGTGCCGAGGCGCCGACCGCGGAGAACGTCGAGGCAAAGGCCGAGGCCTGATCGGTCCGCTGCGCAGCGACAGGCGTCCCCGGTTCCACGGGGGCGCCTGTCGGCGTATCAGGGCGGGTCGCTGGTCCGGCAGTCCGCCCCGGCGGCCGGTGACGGGCGGGTGGGGCCGCGGGGCGAGTACGGAGAGGGGCGTGCGGTGACGGACGAGGCGGAGTCGTGGCTGGTGGTTGGCCTGGGCAATCCGGGCCGCGAGTACGCCGGCAACCGGCACAACGTGGGCTTCATGGTGGCCGACCTGCTCGCCGAGCGGGTGGGGGCGACGTTCAGCCGACACAAGCGGGCGGTGGCGGCGGTCGCCGAGGCGCGGTTGGGCTTCGGCGGCCCCCGGCTGGTGCTGGTCAAGCCGTTGACGTATATGAACTTGTCTGGTGGTCCGGTGGCCAGCCTGGTGCGGTTCTACAAGGTGTCGCCGGCGCAGGTGGTCGCCGTGCATGACGAGTTGGACATCCAATACGGACAGATGCGGGTGAAGTGCGGCGGTGGCGAGGGCGGGCACAACGGCCTCCGGTCGATGACGAAGTCACTGGGCACGAAGGAGTACGTCCGGGTGCGGTTCGGGATCGGCCGGCCTCCGGGGCGGCAGGATCCGGCGGACTTCGTCCTGTCCGACTTCGCGGCGGTCGAGCGCAAGGAGCTGGATTTCCTGGTGGACCGGGCCGCGGATGTGGTGGAGTCGGTCATCAGTCGGGGTGTGGAACCGACGCAGAACCTCTACCACGGGGCCTGATCCGGCGGCTGCTGGCAAGGCCGGGGCTTTCCGGCGCTCCGCCGAGCGGGGCGTTCGCCGCTTCGGGTGACGGGGAGCGGTAGTCTGCGCCTTCTGGGGCGTGGCGTGGTCGGCGACGGCCCTCGGGACGTGGCGACACGGGATCGTGGTGCGGCGACGGGAGCAGGGTGATGGGCAGTCCTCCAATGATCGACGGTGGGTTCGCCCGCTGGCTTGCTGGCCGGGCGGGCCAGGCCCTGCTCGGCCTGCGGGACGAACTGGGCTTCGCTGACGCGGGCGCGCTGAAGTCGGCCGGGGACAAGGTCTCGCACGACCTGATCCGTACGGAGCTGGCGAAATGGCGACCCGGTGACGCGGTCTTGTCGGAGGAGGACGAGGGGTCCCGACTGGCGTGGGCGGCGGAGCCGACCGAGGGCTCCGGGTCCCGGCTGACCGCGGACCGTGTGTGGATCATCGACCCGCTGGACGGCACCCGCGAGTTCGCCGAGGAGGGGCGCTCGGACTGGGCGGTGCACGTGGCGCTCTGGACCCGTAACTCGCCCATTCCGCACGGGCTCGCGGCGGGAGCGGTCGGGCTGCCGGCGCAGCACCGGGTGCTGGGGACGGACTATCCGCCGGCGTACCCGCCGATGACGCTGGAGGCGGCGACCGCGGGTGGTGGGCGGACTATCCGGCTGGCGGCGAGCCGGAGCCGGCCGCCGGTGTTCCTCACCGATCTGGCCGAGGACGTCGGCGCCCACCTGGTGCCGATGGGTTCGGCGGGTGCGAAGATCGCGGCGGTGATCACCGGCGACGTCGATGCGTACATCCACGCCGGTGGCCAGTACGAGTGGGATTCGGCGGCGCCGGTGGCGGTGGCGACCGCCACCGGCCTGCACGCTTCCCGGATCGACGGCTCTGCGTTGGAATACAACGAGGCGAATCCGCGCCTACCGGACCTGTTGGTCTGTCGCAAGGATCTCGCCAGTCGGTTGCTTGCGGCGTTGCAGCGGCATTCCAGGTAGCCTGAGCGCTACTTCCTGGCAAATCCGACCGGAAAGGTCTGGAAATGATCGTGCGAATCGAGTCGGCGTCATGACCAGCAGGTCCGCGTACCAGGTGTCCCACCTCGATGCGTTGGAGGCCGAGAGTGTCTTCGTGATGCGCGAGGTGGTCGCCGAGATGGAGCGGCCGGTGCTGCTCTTCTCCGGTGGCAAGGACTCGATCGTGATGCTCCGGCTGGCGCAGAAGGCGTTCGCGCCGGCGAACATCCCGTTTCCGGTGATGCACGTCGACACCGGCCACAACTTCCCCGAGGTCCTGGAGTACCGGGACCGGCGGGTCGCCGAGTTGGGCCTGCACCTCGTGGTGGCGAGCGTGCCGGAGGCACTGGCCAGCGGGCTGGTGCGGGAGTCCGCTGACGGGATGCGTAACCGGATCCAGACCCCGGTGTTGCTGGACGCGGTGGAGAAGCACCGCTTCGACGCGCTCTTCGGCGGTGCCCGCCGGGACGAGGAGAAGGCCCGGGCCAAGGAGCGGGTGTTCAGCTTCCGGGACGAGTTCGGCCAGTGGGACCCGAGGAACCAGCGTCCGGAACTGTGGGCGTTGTACAACGGCCGACACCACCTGGGCGAGTCGATCCGGGTGTTCCCGCTGT
The sequence above is a segment of the Micromonospora sp. WMMA1363 genome. Coding sequences within it:
- a CDS encoding ribose-phosphate diphosphokinase, with product MGSIVAENRKSLMLFSGRGFPELAKEIGEVLGVAPTPTDAYEFANGEIFVRFKDSVRGSDAFVVQSITHGVNTWVMETLIMIDALKRGSAKRITVVLPFYPYSRQDKKHRGREPISARLVADLLKTAGANRILTVDLHTAQIQGFFDGPVDHLFAMDVLAEYVERQYAGRPMTVVAPDSGRVRVAERWTDRLGGCPLAFIHKTRDPLKPNQVVANRVVGEVEGRVCLIVDDMIDTGGTIARASDILQESGAAEIIVASTHALLSDPATERLKNSPISEVVVTNTLPLPPEKQLDKITVLSIAPLLARAIREVFDDGSVTTLFGGLS
- a CDS encoding inositol monophosphatase family protein → MGSPPMIDGGFARWLAGRAGQALLGLRDELGFADAGALKSAGDKVSHDLIRTELAKWRPGDAVLSEEDEGSRLAWAAEPTEGSGSRLTADRVWIIDPLDGTREFAEEGRSDWAVHVALWTRNSPIPHGLAAGAVGLPAQHRVLGTDYPPAYPPMTLEAATAGGGRTIRLAASRSRPPVFLTDLAEDVGAHLVPMGSAGAKIAAVITGDVDAYIHAGGQYEWDSAAPVAVATATGLHASRIDGSALEYNEANPRLPDLLVCRKDLASRLLAALQRHSR
- the pth gene encoding aminoacyl-tRNA hydrolase, which gives rise to MTDEAESWLVVGLGNPGREYAGNRHNVGFMVADLLAERVGATFSRHKRAVAAVAEARLGFGGPRLVLVKPLTYMNLSGGPVASLVRFYKVSPAQVVAVHDELDIQYGQMRVKCGGGEGGHNGLRSMTKSLGTKEYVRVRFGIGRPPGRQDPADFVLSDFAAVERKELDFLVDRAADVVESVISRGVEPTQNLYHGA
- the glmU gene encoding bifunctional UDP-N-acetylglucosamine diphosphorylase/glucosamine-1-phosphate N-acetyltransferase GlmU gives rise to the protein MSQQPQLRTVVVLAAGEGKRMKSALPKVLHPLLGRTLVGHVLSAAEPLAADRTVVVVGHGADQVRAHLAEIAPQATPVLQAEQLGTGHAVRIALDAVPEISGTVVVINGDVPLLRPETVGAFVEAHERGAAAATVLAAEVPDPTGLGRVLRDVDGRLQQIVEQRDATPAQREIREINAGIYAFDAVRLRAALGKLSTDNDQGEEYLTDVFGLLGSAGEPVAVHVAADHVETLGCNDRVELAALRRLLRDRVNEAWMRTGVSLLDPDTTWIDVTVALDRDVVVDQNTQLRGSTVVGAGALVGPDVTLVDTVVGPDASVVRSHAVGAEVGTGASVGPYAYLRPAARLAEKAKVGTFVEVKNSEIGTGSKVPHLTYVGDATIGEQSNIGAATVFVNYDGVNKHRTVIGSHARTGADNMFVAPVAVGDGAYTAAGSVIDHDVPAGALGVGRARQRNIEGWVVKRRSGTAAAEAAERARRAAEGVAASGSVESEGDALHGDAKPVSHAVGTGDTATE
- a CDS encoding TetR/AcrR family transcriptional regulator translates to MTDTPVGAGGARRRRAVPATAAKTSRVRMSAAQRREQLISIARQIFAERGFDATSIEEVASRARVSKPVVYEHFGGKEGLYAVVVDREVRSLLDRITTALTAGHPRELLEQAALTLLTYIEEETSGFRVLVRESPLMSATGNFSSVMNDVAHQVEHILGAEFSSRGYDPKLAELYAQALVGMVALTGRWWLEVRKPRKETVAAHLVNLAWNGLSHLEAKPGLITVRKG
- a CDS encoding 50S ribosomal protein L25/general stress protein Ctc; the protein is MSEVKISAEPRTEFGKGGARRTRRAGKVPAVLYGHGEKPKHIALPARDFAAAIRHGGANQLLAIEISDGTQVLALPKAIQRDPIKDTFEHVDLLLVRRGEKVTVEVPVQLAGEAAKDTLIVHDHATLSVTADATRVPDHLEVSIDGLEAGNQVTAGDVKLPAGVELAVDPELPVAAVTAAPTAEQLEATLPEVEEAAEEAEAEVGEETEGSEGAEAPTAENVEAKAEA